Proteins encoded by one window of Actinocorallia herbida:
- a CDS encoding acyl-CoA thioesterase, with protein sequence MSDALGTLLDLLDLERIDDDVFRGRSPESAAPRAFGGQVAAQALVAAARTVGEGKLPHSLHAYFVRAGDPGQSILYLVERVRDGRSFATRRVVARQHGKTIFMTSVSFAADGPGPDHSLPLDVPLGDPEALHGAHPRWMDEIPSTGYQIWDPFEIRMDPPAEGDGATGRSRMWLRAAGALPEDPALHLAILTYASDLTLLSATALSHGHLPGPNSGVALVSLDHAVWFHRTFRADSWLLFDQGSPTTAGGRGLAHARIFTPAGELAASVTQEGLLRTPDHSA encoded by the coding sequence ATGAGTGACGCGTTGGGGACCCTGCTTGATCTGCTCGATCTCGAGCGGATCGACGACGACGTGTTCCGGGGGAGGTCGCCGGAGAGCGCGGCGCCCCGGGCGTTCGGGGGCCAGGTCGCGGCGCAGGCGCTCGTCGCGGCGGCGCGGACGGTGGGGGAGGGGAAGCTGCCGCACTCGCTGCACGCCTACTTCGTGCGGGCGGGGGACCCGGGGCAGTCGATCCTCTATCTCGTCGAGCGGGTGCGGGACGGGCGGTCGTTCGCGACGCGCCGGGTGGTCGCGCGGCAGCACGGCAAGACGATCTTCATGACGTCGGTGTCGTTCGCGGCGGACGGGCCCGGGCCGGACCACTCGCTGCCGTTGGACGTCCCGCTCGGCGACCCCGAGGCGCTGCACGGGGCGCATCCCCGGTGGATGGACGAGATCCCTTCGACCGGGTACCAGATCTGGGACCCGTTCGAGATCCGGATGGACCCGCCGGCCGAAGGCGACGGGGCCACCGGGCGCTCCCGCATGTGGCTGCGCGCGGCCGGCGCCCTTCCTGAGGACCCCGCCCTGCATCTGGCGATCCTCACCTACGCGAGCGACCTCACGCTGCTGTCCGCGACCGCCCTCTCCCACGGCCACCTCCCCGGTCCGAACAGCGGGGTCGCCCTGGTCTCACTCGACCACGCGGTCTGGTTCCACCGGACCTTCCGCGCCGACTCCTGGCTGCTGTTCGACCAGGGCTCCCCGACGACGGCCGGCGGCAGGGGCCTCGCCCACGCCCGGATCTTCACCCCCGCCGGGGAGCTCGCCGCCTCCGTCACCCAGGAGGGCCTCCTGCGCACGCCGGACCACTCCGCCTGA